CCAGCGTGCGTCCGATCTCCTTGAGCGTCATGTGCTCGTAGTAGTAGAGCGCCACCACCAGCCGCTCCTGTTCCGGCAGATGGTCGAGCGTCCGCAGCAGGAGCAGCTTGCTCTCCTCATCGGCGAGACGCTGTTCGATGTCCACGATGGTCGGGTCGGCGAGGTGATCGGCGAGCGTGGTCGGTTCCTGGTCTTCGCTCGAGCGGGTTTCATCGAGCGAAACGAGCACCGCACCGCGAACCTGATCGAGCAGCCGGAAGTAGTCGGCCCGCGACAGCCGCATCTCCTTCGCGACTTCTTCGTCGGACGCCGCGCGGCCGAGCTTCTGGTCGAGCTTGCGCGTCACGCCGTCGAGATTGCGTGCCTTGCGGCGCATCGAGCGCGAGGCCCAGTCGAGCGCGCGCAGCTGATCCAGCACCGCGCCCTTGATGCGCCACACGGCGTAAGTCTCGAACTTGACGCCCTTGTGCGCGTCGAACTTCGCATGCGCGTCGAGCAGGCCGAGTACGCCCGCCGAGTAGAGGTCCTCGTGGTCCACGTTACGCGGAAGCGTCGTTGCGATGCGCTCCACCACGTGGCGCACGAGCGGCGCGAACCGCTGCAACAGTTCGTCCTTTGAATAGGTCACCGCGGCCGGGATCGTGCGCGGGCTTCCGGGCCGTCGGGCGGCTGCGGTGATCGGCGTCACGGTCGCGCGCACCGGGGCTTGAGTGCGTGTGAGCGTGGTCGATCGTGCAACCGTCGACGCGCGGGGTGCGGACTTGCTTCGCGTCGAGGTGGCGGGCTTGCGGGTGGCGGTACGACGTGCGGTCGGGACGGCGACGCGCGGCATGAATCCTCCTAGGCTTCGAGCCTCTCGGGGACGTTGGGGTTCGCAAGGGGATCACCGGAGGGAGCCCAGACTCGCGATGCGAACGAGCGATAGGCCGCCGCCGCATTCGAGCCCGGGTAGGCAACAACAACGGGTTCCTGGGCGCGTGCGGCGCGCGCCAGTGCGGCATCGATCGGCACCGAGCCCCACGACGGCAGCTCGAATCCGAGGAAACGACGGGTCACGGCGCGCAGTCGCTGCCAGGTCTCCATTTCCTCTTCGGCGGTCGCCGTCATGCTGAGCACCAGATGCCATGCGAGCCGCGGCGCGCGTGCGTGCATCTGCTTGAGCAGCGCGTAGGCGTCCGAGACCGAACTCTCCTCGGAGGTCGTGACGAGCACCGCGTCGTCGCAGGCGTTCGCGAACGGCGCCGCATCGGCACCCGCGGGCAGATCGAGGACCACGACGTCGATCGGCACGTCGAGCGCTCCGATGCCGCGCAGCAGCGCTTCTCGGCGATAATCGTCGAGCGTCTCGACTGCGACGGGCGACGGTCCAGCCGCCAGCAGGCGGATGCCCCCCGGGGCATCGAGCATCAATTCGTCGAGCACGCGCTCACCGCGCAGCCAGTGATGCAGGTCCCAGCGCGCGTGAACCCCGAGCACCAAATCGAGGCTTGCCTGGGCCAGATCGAGATCGACGAGCAGCACGCGGGCGCCACGCTGCTGCAGCGCGACGGCGAGATTGGCCGCGAGTTGCGAACGACCGACGCCTCCGCGCCCCGAGACCACCCCGAGCGTGCGGGCGTGCGGACGCGAACCACGCGCCGGATGATCGCTCGAAGCCCCGGGATCGACGGCGCCACTGACGACGCGCAGGCGGTCGCGCTTCATGGGGCCACCGTGCCGTTGCGTAGGCGCTCGGTCCGAGACGCCGAGTCGGATGCCGCCGCGACCGCAAACAGTCCGTGCACGAACTGCCAGTAACGAGTCTGGTCGTGACAACGCGCCAGCGGAGCCTCGAATCCCAGCCGCTCGAGGCGACGACGCTCGCTCGAGAGGGACGCAAGCGCGTCGCGGGTTGCGTCGAGACACGCGATCCGCGAGCCGGGCATGGGGCGGCGCGTGTCGGAGGCAGGAGTCACGGGAGTCACGCGGCCCGCCGCTCGGGCGCGCGGCTCACCACGCGACCGCTGCGGGTCTGCACGCGACCGATCGAAGTCAGGAAGGCGGCAAGCGTTCGCTCGACCTGGCGCACCGACACGCCGAGCACCACCGCGACCTCGACCGGCCGCAGGCGATCGCGCAGCAGCAATGCGAGCGCAAGACGTTCGCGGCGGCTGCGACGGGCAAACGCGTACTCGACGCGCGAGCGCAGGGATCCGGAGGCGGAATTCGAGGCGATGCGCGAGTGCGTCCGCGGCCGCGTCAGGAGCGCGGGTGCATTCGCCGCGATGCGCCGGGCGACCGCCGAGCGGGTCGGGATCACGATGCCGCGCTTCACGCCGCTCTCCGCACGCTGCGCGTCGCGCGTGAAGCGGCCGGCCGGGTGGTCGATCGCCGCGTGGCGCCGGCAGCATTCGACGCCGGAACGATACGCGTGGAGTTCGAGGCCTTCGTCGCACGTGCGGTGCGGGTACGTCGCGCCGAGCGCGCGGCCAGTGCGGTTTCGAGCGCACGATGCACCGCCTGACGCAGGTGCTCCATGCGGAACGGCTTGGGCAGGCACTCGTAGACGCCGGCCGAACGCAGATCACGCAGCGTCTCCGATGAGCCGTAGGCGGTGACGATGATGACCGGTTGCGCATGACGGCCGCGGCGCAGCTTGCGCGCGAGTTCGAGGCCGCTCATGCCAGGCAGTCGCAGATCCGAGATCACGAGGTCGCTGCGCGAGCCCTGCAGCCAGCGCCACGCCTCCTCGGCGGTGCGAAAGGTATCGATGGTGAATCCATCGTCGGCGAGCCCTTCCGACAGGGCCCACGACATGGTGGCTTCATCCTCGACGATCAGAATGTGGGGCATGAGGCAGGTTCTCCGCGCTGGTGGACGGGGTGGTGTTTCTGCAGCGCCCGTGCCAGCGGAAGAAACCGCTTCAGTTTTCGTCGAATCCGGACCGGTCCGACGATTTGCTCCGACCTGAATGACTCGCAAGT
The window above is part of the Candidatus Eisenbacteria bacterium genome. Proteins encoded here:
- a CDS encoding FliA/WhiG family RNA polymerase sigma factor, whose protein sequence is MPRVAVPTARRTATRKPATSTRSKSAPRASTVARSTTLTRTQAPVRATVTPITAAARRPGSPRTIPAAVTYSKDELLQRFAPLVRHVVERIATTLPRNVDHEDLYSAGVLGLLDAHAKFDAHKGVKFETYAVWRIKGAVLDQLRALDWASRSMRRKARNLDGVTRKLDQKLGRAASDEEVAKEMRLSRADYFRLLDQVRGAVLVSLDETRSSEDQEPTTLADHLADPTIVDIEQRLADEESKLLLLRTLDHLPEQERLVVALYYYEHMTLKEIGRTLGISESRVSQVHTRAMSRLRLRLGNSLAEAA
- a CDS encoding response regulator, whose product is MPHILIVEDEATMSWALSEGLADDGFTIDTFRTAEEAWRWLQGSRSDLVISDLRLPGMSGLELARKLRRGRHAQPVIIVTAYGSSETLRDLRSAGVYECLPKPFRMEHLRQAVHRALETALAARSARRTRTARATKASNSTRIVPASNAAGATRRSTTRPAASRATRSVRRAA
- a CDS encoding P-loop NTPase, which produces MKRDRLRVVSGAVDPGASSDHPARGSRPHARTLGVVSGRGGVGRSQLAANLAVALQQRGARVLLVDLDLAQASLDLVLGVHARWDLHHWLRGERVLDELMLDAPGGIRLLAAGPSPVAVETLDDYRREALLRGIGALDVPIDVVVLDLPAGADAAPFANACDDAVLVTTSEESSVSDAYALLKQMHARAPRLAWHLVLSMTATAEEEMETWQRLRAVTRRFLGFELPSWGSVPIDAALARAARAQEPVVVAYPGSNAAAAYRSFASRVWAPSGDPLANPNVPERLEA